The window catacactgttatgagataataaatctgttctgaattctctgcatactgaccttcaccagctaattggtcaaaagtgatttgtccagtagttcctgtttgcctattgcgttgggcttgaatcctacataattcatgatactctgaaagccacaacagattttgtccaggttctaagcatgttctcgctatggatttccaatcattaggggttaataTTTCATaggacaaattatctagtaacatcttcacataagaggatgtagacccataaagagtgcaaccctttttcaaatctttaagtttttccaaattaaaaggagtgtattttctctccttctaacCTAAAGggtcaagcttttcaatcacaggatatgcatttataaaatcagatatatcttctcctttattttttgctttaattaatgcctcttctaatcttgtcatattctgcttcacaggagaagctgactgtgtttctgcctctctctctccctcttcttcctccacccatgagggaggagggtcatgagatgaggaatgatctaattcctcctgctgtgaagtatcacactcaaaattgtactcaactccattcttatctgaatttttctgcttatcacctagtttagttggcactttcttctttttcattttaacacttaaataacttcttatagccagttgtattaaattatatgcattaaatatgtctttagaaattgagttagggccatttttatgacaaagatcctctcctattAAGTTCCATtcatctagatccaattctttctccagagagaaacaaggacatatgttcttaacagtttgtaaaagttcagtgatctgctccaaaattataatcaaaccttggctttccataacttggacaatgctctctaaacattttccttgtacagaaacagaaggctgttttctaaacatctgtcccatcttagttGAAactctactttaactcttttaacaaaatttctttgttgtactcccTCTAATTtttgggttgaggagacttttccactcgatcagggtcacaggcttttccactgaaattagGATtggagcttttccactgaaatccactgaaGGGCCTGTCAGCCCCATGTTCAGGGtaccaaaatgtggtgttctttttccaaaacacagtcAGGTGATAAatgttcagatcttttattgtgtccttcaatatagccgggttagctcagagacctaatctccttctaagatcaaatcaatcatattgaaccatgccaaattagataattattgtctctatcaactccaatggcttaacagtttgtaaagattccaacactgggcaatctatatttttgtaagtatacttccattttacttaggttattagatttattggcataaagttggacaaagtaactcctaataattactctaatttcctcttcattggggaatagttttcccttttcatttttgagactaacaatttgattttcctctttactttgtCTAAggaaattaactaaaggtttatctattttgttggctttgtcatgaaaccaactcttaattttattaatttaatagttttcttgtttcaattttattgatctctcctttttttttttcagagtttcaaGTTTTGTagttgattgggggtttttaatttgttctttttctagctttgttagttgcaagcacaattcattgatcttctctatttcatgcaagtaagcttctagagagatacaatttcctcttattactgctttagctgcatcccacaaattttgttttattttgccattttcttggatgaaaagattgtgtttatgatttgctgtttcacacattcattctgtaggatgagattatttagtttccaatcattttttggtctattttcccctgactttttattgaatttaatttttattgcatcatgatctgaaaaaatgtatttactatttctacctttctgtatTTAAtcttgaggtctttatgtcctaatatatggtcaatttttgtatagattccatgaactgatgagaagaaagtgtactcctttctgtctctattcaattttctccaaagatcaatcGTATCTAGcttttctactattctatttgcttctttaactttgttttatgATTTGACTTATCTCATTCAGAGAGATCaatgttgagatctcccactattatagttttgctgtctgttttttcttgcaactctcttcacttatcctttaggaatttagatgatATACCATTTAgtacatatgtgtttaatattgatattgcttcatcatctatgatacactttagcaagatattgtttccttccttatcttttttaattagatcaacttttgcttttgcttggcctgagatgaggatggctacccctgctttttttttttttttttacctgaagcataatagattctgctccagctttttaccttcactttgtatatatcactctgctttaaatgtgtttcttgtaaacagcataatGTAGGATTCTGGCTCTTAATTCAGTCTGCAATGTGCttatattttatgggagagttcaccccattcacatttacagttaaaactactaactctatatttcctgccatcttattaacctcaaattatacttttctcttttttctcctttccctcctctccagtattttacttatgagcactacttacTTCAAGCAATCCTCCCttttagagaccctccccctttcttatacctttctcctactatgttttccattctatttagcctacctcttcctttttgcctttcccctcccacttgtCTATAAGATGAGAGAGTTTCTTAGTGAAAGTACTATGTCTAATCGtgttttttgagccaaatctgataaaagtaagattcacacaataatcatcaccctcccttctttccctcaattacaatagaatttctttgtctcttcctgagatgtaacttccctcattttacctccatttccccctttttctgatatcatccctttccaactctaatttcttttttacattataacagtaaaatcaaattatacatgcattctctatgtatactcataacagaaatatagttctcaaaaattattttctttttacctttttatgcttctcttgagttttatatttagaggtcaaattttttgtttggctccagtcttttcatcaaaaataaatgaaattcaccagtttcattgaattttCATCTTATTCCCTGAGAGAAAATGTTCactttagcagggtaatttattatTGGCTGCATTCCagattcctttgctttttggaatatcagattccctTCAGTCCATTaaagtggaagttgctaggtcctgcGTAATCTTCATTGTGGTTCCTCAGgagttgaattgtttctttctggctgcttgtaatatttttccttagactgatagttctgaaatttaaccatgATATTCTTTGGGTTTTCAATTTTGGGgactctttcaggaggtattcagtgaattctttcattggtcattttaccttctgattgtGAGACATCCAGGTAGTTCTCTTTGAAGATTTCCTGGAAAATggtgtctagactcttttttcatcatggatttcaggtagtccaataatccttagattgcctctcctagatctattttccaggtcacttgttttcccaattaggtattttacatttttttctattttttcttttctttctttttttttttttttttttgttttgcttgactaatacttgtctcattgagtcattcatttccatttgttcagttctgaattttagtgaattattttcttcatttatttattttttttacttctttttgtatttgtccaatcaaatttttaaatgagttgttttgttctatggaattttttcccattccacaaattctgtttttaaggagttattttctttttctgtttcacaaattttgtttttcttggagttgctttcttttacattttatcaaatctatcttttaatgagttatatgccttttccaccctcttgcaaagttttcatttcctttccccattttgcttctagctctcttttaagatccttttcaattttttctaggagagccttttgtgatGGGGACCACGTtgtatcaccttttggggcttcctctggagacaatttgcctttagtctcctcagagtttgaaatctgttcttctcttttaccatAGAAACTGTCTATCATCAgtgttctctttatatttttactcatttaaaaaaaaaaaagttaaggtctgcttttagggcagggtaggttttctaagcttcctctacaaacaGCAGCTTCATCTAGAAGCAGTGAGAGTTGGCATTTTGggattcactatttacctttgtgtttgtgttaggtgttttataacttctttgctgatctactggcttgcagccagggcagaatagccaacactgctgttGTACATTTCTACCCGTAGATTCTCCACCACTTGGAGTCTGCACCACCCACAGAGTCCACACCTCCCTGGGACTCTGTACTATCTGTGCTGCCATCTGTGCTCAGTTGCTtgtgcttggctgcctccctcctgtttccaattgaaacaggtcttttctggtgatcttcaaaattaacttctgctggtaaattgttgcactcccaatatttgtgggttctgctggtccagagctaattcaaaggctggatttgcttaattagtctgagggttgtaagagaagatcagaaagaaacatgtgttgtctcagccatcttggctcttcccTCGCCTCCcttaggtcaaatttgaactctcatctttctgactctagacccagtgctctatcctctgggCTACCTAGTTCATCCCAACTGTCTCTACATGATGATTTTGAATGATAGGAGACAAAACAATAAAGTAGAAATGAAGAGAGCACTGAATTTGCAATCAGAGGGCTGGTGTTTGAATCTtaagattattatatattatatatgaattctTCATCAGGTTATTTGCTCTAAGTTTTCACTTCcttatcttaaaattttaaaataagaagctattcCATTCTATGTCTAAATtcagaaaatgaagagaacattggTATCAGTAGCCAGATGCTTTGATTTGCACACTGATGCATGTCTTTGGAGTCACCCTTAGTTCCTTCTTTCCGCTTCACTCCACATTTGATCAAGTGCTAAggcttatttattttgtcttcacatcttatctattccttccttctttctagtCATTTGACCACCAACCTTGCTTAAGCCTTCttcttggactattgcaataatatcAAAATTTGATAATCTTgcctataaatattttccccatttcaatcCATCTAATATCATCAAAGCCTAGGTCTGATCATGATACTCTTCTGCTCAATAAATACCACTATTTCCCTGTTATTGCTAGGATCAAATTGCTAGtaatattttatgtttgattGATTTTAGATTTACTCCTTCATCAATTCATATCTTAGACTTGTTagttttctttgaggttttgtttCAACACTATATCCGATGtgaaaattttcctgatttttattaGATtctaaccccccccaaaaaaattaatttgcattttggaTATACTTTTATGTGTATGTCTTATCTGCCCGAAAGAATGCGAACTctctccagaattttttttttattgtagtaagtttatttatttaaatacaccttgatttatgaatcatgttgggagagaacaattagaacaaaaggaaaaaaaacataagagagataaaaacaaaaacagtaaaaagaagtgaacataaaatgtgctgatttacattcaatcttagttcttttttctggatgcagatggcattttctgtccaaaattttGGGATTGCTTGGGATTAAGcttttcatagctgatcattgcacattcttgctgttattgtgtacaatgcattcctgcttctgcttgttttgctcagcgttagttcttgtaaatctttctaggcctttctataatcagcttgtttatcatttttatgggACAATAAAATTGCATTACCCTCATGTACCATATTTTGTTCAACTATttcccacttgatgggcatccacttcttGTCCAaatatttgctaccacaaaaagagctgctgcaaacatttttttatgtatctgggtccttttccctccttttttgatttccttgtgtTACAGACCCCATAATGGCACTggtgagtcaaagagtatgcacaattttatagccctttgggcatagttccagattgttctccagaatgtttggattatttcacaactccaccaatgatcCATTAGTGtacaagttttcccacatcccctccaacacttatcattatcttttcctgtcatcatagtcaatctgagaagtgtgagatgttgcctcatttcttttttaatttgtgtttctctaatcaatagtaattagaacattttcatataactataaatgactttaattttgtcaactgacaattgtctgttcacatcatttgaacatttatcaattgggaatctctacagaaaattttaaatatagttttttattCTATCATCTTACCCAATATCTAATACATagttgacacttaataaatgattatggtTTGATTAGTCAATGGAGAGTATCTTGGTCCATTGTTAAATGCATTTAAATGAGTAATCAAAGAATACTGTTAATTTACCAGCCCCATGATGTTGGGCTGATACCTTGCATGAGAGAAACTGGAAacagttcatttcactttttctccTCTGTGTTACCTTTTGACtctgcttccttttttccatGTTAAATCTTTTACTCTCAGGCTCAGGTCAAAGAGTTCCACTTAGCTTTACAGATTGGGTGCCATTTGAAATATCTAATTTTGACATTAGCTTGGTTTTCTATTGTCCCactgatatttttatttggaCCACATCTTTTACCCTTAGCTCATGGGTGGATTCTTTCCCTGTGATGAATTTTCCTGATCTTTACCAACCAgcatttttaatctctttgtagGATTCAGGGAATCCATAGGAAATAAATCACTTTAGTCCCAGATATGGCATGGAAAAGAACTCAATAtcaccaagaagaaaaaaataggggaGATGGTCTTCATTTAATCCCATTTAGTTCATAGTCTAGTGCAAAAACCACAATAATATTTTGGGGTAAGGGGATTGGGTGCTAGGAAGATGTTATTTGGGAGATATTTAATCTGCATAAGCTCCACAGAAAGACTAAGCTTTAATTGGTGCCCTTAAATTTAGacaagaaatatgtttaaatttggGCAAGAGTAGGTAAGAATGCCAAAGAAGCAGTCTTTCTTTACCTATTATCTATTGGTCCCCCCAATCTAAtaatagaagtttaaaaaaattcacataaaaattaGGTCATagttcatcttcatgagttttgTTCTGCTtatatttgaaacttttttcttcataaagaaaaaaatattaattttcaccTTACTTTTGTCAGtcataaaaaggaaggaaattatgacCGGGGGGAAGCATCCTGTTAGCACCTCATGAAGGGTAATCTTTTTAGCACATTTCTCATGGCTGCATTTACCTCCTTGTTCCTAAGGCTGTAGATGATGGGATTCAACATAGGGGTCACTACTGAATAGAATAATGTGACAAATTTGTCTGTAATTGAATTTTTGGACTTAGGCTTCATATACATAAAGAGGATGGTCCCATAAAACACAATCACCACAGTCAAATGTGCTGAACAAGTAGAAAAGGCTTTTTTCCTGCCTTCTGCAGAATTAATTCTCAGGAtggcagaaagaataaaaatataggaaataataatTAGCAATAATGGGGAGAAAGCAAGTGTTATGCTGTCTATCaacataataatttcattcaaggaGATGTCAACACAGGCCAGCTTTAGTATGGCtaaaatttcacaaaaaaaatgatttattatatttttgccaCAAAAGGGCAACCTTATTACTAGACCTGTTTCCATAGTTGAGTTCAGAAAACCTACAACCCAGGATGCAGCCACGAGCTGTACACAGTGTCTCTTGTTCATAATTATAGGGTATCTGAGGGGATTACAGATGGCCATGTACCGATCATAAGCCATTGTGGCTAGGAGCACGCATTCTGTAGATCCCATGGCAAGGGAAATATACACTTGAATCATACACTCAGAAAAGGAGATGGTTTTTCTCTCCATTAAGAAATTTGTCAACATTTTGGGGACAAAAGAGGATGTAAAACATATATCTAAGAAGGAAAGAttactgaggaaaaaatacattggtGTGTGAAGGTGACCATCCAGAAtggtcaaaataaatataatactgtTCCCCAGTAGAATTACCATGTACATTACCAGACATAAGAGAAAAATGAGCACTTCAATTTTTGAGTATTCTGAAAACCCTAGTAGAACAAAGTCTCTCCCAGATGTCCAGTTGGCTCCTTCCATTACATTTGTTTTCACCTATAACAATTGAGCAGAAAACAACAGTTTCTAAGTAACTGGTACCTGGCGATGTGGAAAGCTTGAGAAAAGACAAATTTACCTTATTTGACACAGAAGAAATCAAGGAAGAGCAACAAAATCAGATTATTGTACCTTTTACATTTATTGAAAGGCAATTTCATTTCCATTCAAAAGGACTCACTAAGCCTGTACTTTCAATAAATAaccagtaaacatttaataagtacctaaTACATTCCAGGCATGTTCATAGCATTATGCAATTgaggatataaaggaaaaaatatggttGTTGCCATGAAGGAAGAGAACAGTTGAGAAGAGTGGATAAGATTAGGATCcctatataatgatatattagaTTTGATGACTATTGATAAATCCTCAAGAAGAGGAAAACCATTTTGTGGAACATCTATGATAAGTTCTAGAATAAATTCTATATCATTCTTGGGGTACTGAAATGGGGTAGAATTCTCAGAACTGATTTTGTGAAggcaaaaatacaaagaaaaaggtaaaGCAATCTTtgatctcaaagaacttacattctattatatAGGagacaatatatacacacatatctggtacataatagatgcttactgTCTGTTAATTGATATTCTTTTTAAGAGACCTCATTTAAGGGCAAGCAGCTTATCTTTGTACAGAAATAGTACAACTTTTGTTTATAATCTCTGAAAATATCTCTAGTACTTTTGGCAAAGAAGACTTATTATACATCCATTCTTCTCcattaattagaagaaaaaaaatctatattatgcttataagtaataaatatatattgtctcCTGTAATAGCATATAAGCTCTCTTTTTTCCAAACCATCtttcatataattaatataagGATTTTTATAATGCTAAGTTCTGACTatataatttaactttaaaaagcttCTCCTGTTCCCTATAGGATAAAgtacaatttattcagtcttaATTATTATTAAGGTCTTCCACAATTGGATTGTAGctcacatttcctttttttatatgtaTCTTTTCACATGGTCTTATTTGAGACAAACTGGCTAGTAGCTTATCTCCAAAATCTTTATTCCATTTCATACCACACTGCACAAAAGTTGGCCAATTAATCAgtgaactagcatttattaagcattttctttgagtcagacactgtgctattcTTGGTCTGCAATCTTTCCTATCTGTTgaaatttttgtcttttccaaggCCTGATTCAGGTACTACCTAGTCTATGAAGTAAGCTAATAAAAATGTCCTTTCCCTCTTCAAGATTTTTCAGAGACCCTTATCTTCATTGCTTTCAatattacaatatattgttttccaCGCCTGTTGAGTAAGCCCTATCATAGAATTAGAGATTAAACatagagaccttagagatcatccagttcaattccctcattttatggatgaggaaactgaatcctagaaagaggaaataacttacAAAAGGTATGAAATGGCACAACTGGGGTCTGAATGTTTGTCCTTTGACCCCAAATCTCACTCTCTTTACTCTTCATATCAGACTAGAAGCTCCTTTAGAGCCCTGCTCCTCCATTTTTTTATCCTTGTATTTCCTTTGTGACATCACTTATATCTCTCAGcatactttcctttcctttgcaaATGAATAACCAGAAATTCTGGCTGACCCAGCCTAGTTCAACCTCTCCTTATTCATATTTCTGTCCATAATGTCAGAAAcaataaaactatttcttttcaGCAATCTTTTTAAGTAGCCTTTCCCCATGGAAGGTAGAGTTTGGAAATAACTATTCGGATACCTTAGCTGGTGCCATCTTTCACCTGATATACCTCCTAGGTTACATACATCTTCAGGGGAAGGAGGATGCCTCACCCACCTTTGGACCTGGTGTGAAATTTGCAATAGAGTGGGATTTGGGAGAAAAATTCATGGGATGGAAGGTCATAATATTACTGAATTATAGCTCCAAGAGAATACAAGCTCCATGTAGtctaatactctcattttatgAGTAAACTGAGAACTAGGGAAGAGGAATGATTTTCCTAAGATTACATTAAGGCTGAGATATTTTGAACAgtgattttctgactccaaagccaatgtTCTTTTTCACTGTATTAAATTGATATTTTGAGTTTGAAAATATTACAGAACATTCATATTGGGGTATTCAGTCAATCACTGGTGAAATTTTAGAGCCATGTATCATTACCTTTTTGCTTTATTGCAGATTAATGACAAATGATGGTTATCCAATCAGTAAATTCAACCCAGAACTTAGCGATCATTAAAGCTGAATATATTGACCTTTGTTGCTTGGTAAGCAATCTCCTGTGCTTGCAAATCAAAtgcttcccttctccaaagaataCATTGAAATTTCAGAAACTCATAATAATCTGAGCGTGTAATGAGCTTTCAAATATGTTCTAAATGAACTTGCCTAAGTATTAAAATAGTACTCTTGATATGATCGAAGAAACTCAAACCTTCTATTTACCTTCAagtatgtgttattttcttctttctctgttgttaATTTGATTTCTAAAGTAGCTGAGAATCCAAACAGGCTGTGGGTTCCTCTCCTGGAACATTCCATGAAGTGATCAGATACAAGATTCTCAGAAATATCAGCACCAATAACATTATATTGGCATGAAGACGCTCATTAGGGTCTTCTCTGGAACAAGTTGAGAAGTAGCACAGTCAGACCTGGCTTGTGCTTATGATATATTAAAGAAGTCTTGCATGAGATTATTAAACTGATCTCACAGAAATGATATCTTTAGATTTTCCATAGTCTCAAACTGAGACTTAAGCTCTGGAGGACCAGGGCTGCTGTGGGAAGACaattaatactttcttttcagagaCCTTTTCCATCCCTTAGGCAATTTCAATTTGTAATTCAGGAACTTCAGCATACTCTGAGGAATAATGCTCCTAACTTTTGCATATCACATAGACTCAATTATCTCTGcttaagttttgttgttgttgttgttgttgttttgttttgaagcaAGAATCATTTCcaattctgcctttttttttgggggggggggcagggaagaagTATTATGCTGAGCCATCAAAAACTCTTGCTGTATAACACTTCTCAAAGAGATCAGAAATTTGAAATATCAAAAATTCTTCTATTACAAATATTCTTTATCTTTACACCAAAAACTTTCCCAGAAGGTCATAACTCTCCAGacatgaacaaaagaaaataaagtataaatctgTGGAACTGACACTGGAAATCTGAAAATGCTGGATTTTGCCCTTAAGTGGAAAGCAGCAAGTAGCAAAGAAATTTCTTGTACTGATCTGAACTTTATTTAACAACTGAAATCTAAGGAAATTGCTTAAGGCATAGGGTAATTAAATTAATTGCCTGAGGTCAAAAAGCTAGAGTGTGAGAGAAATAGCATTTGGTTCTAGGTCTTTTTGTTTCTGAGGCCAGTGAACTATCCAATGTACCACATTATCTTTCATAAGCAATCATGATGAGTCCCATATTAATATCTCCAGTCTTGACTACTGATGACAGTTATAGTCAATGGAATTTGCACTTATTCCTGAGTCTCGGGATCTGGGTGTGAATTCTACCTTTTTCTCTTGCTTTAGGTAGCCTTATATAGCCTTAGGTAGTTCATATTCTCTTAGAGCCCCagatttatatctataaattaaaaagatttggcTAGTGTCTCTGTGACTTCTTCTGACtgtaaattttaaacattaaaacattTGTCAGTTACCTAACAAAATTAgagggagaaaagacaaaaaatgttaTTGTACAGTTCATATTGATTAGTTGTTCAACCctgagtaaaataaaaaaaaaatcattatttcaaaCATATAAGTACAATGTATCCCCATATCATCGAAATTAAGTTGGTTACTCATGTGTGTatcttcactgttgaaaagaattaATGGCTTTAATGGTAGGCACTTTTAATGCCTTCTGCTATTAATCTGGCATAGAATTTGGAGTAAAAGGACCAAGGTTAAATTCTTACTTCTGTGTAAGTTTGCACAAATCACTTGAtcttgttatgccaaagttcccttttaatggggtgaccagttcctccctggtcctatttcgtaattctgccttaggttataatcatcccctcttaatggttgagataaaggttttatagacattccttgatgtcattagaatatcagtaacctccctctatccccacctagctccctccattatgtcattgttcttgttattccataaaaggcttggtGCCCGGATACtgggggctagactctttgagatgatagtctcatctagccctgggatcaacatggatgcattggtcccagtatttctctccatttaataaattattgaattggtctctaatctctgtcttgctcagtttcttcagcattacaatcTCTCTGGGTGTCAGTTTCCTTTCCTGTTAAATGAGGCAGTACTGCTAAGTGATCTTGATGAGGGATacatatggggtacctaaatgaaattagggtttgattgaggtctagtggcaggtctggggtacagggagtcaaatataGTTCCCTTGCAACCCCattggattcggcacaaggatattgcattaaatgaagtctagtggcggcacaagtccccaataaaagcatttattggcccaaaaaactagactgataaaagaggttt of the Sarcophilus harrisii chromosome 1, mSarHar1.11, whole genome shotgun sequence genome contains:
- the LOC100920628 gene encoding olfactory receptor 13C9-like codes for the protein MEGANWTSGRDFVLLGFSEYSKIEVLIFLLCLVMYMVILLGNSIIFILTILDGHLHTPMYFFLSNLSFLDICFTSSFVPKMLTNFLMERKTISFSECMIQVYISLAMGSTECVLLATMAYDRYMAICNPLRYPIIMNKRHCVQLVAASWVVGFLNSTMETGLVIRLPFCGKNIINHFFCEILAILKLACVDISLNEIIMLIDSITLAFSPLLLIIISYIFILSAILRINSAEGRKKAFSTCSAHLTVVIVFYGTILFMYMKPKSKNSITDKFVTLFYSVVTPMLNPIIYSLRNKEVNAAMRNVLKRLPFMRC